One segment of Candidatus Dependentiae bacterium DNA contains the following:
- a CDS encoding ATP-binding protein, giving the protein MPICINWRSRCGKTTVINLLKKQGYQTIPEVLTLLFDEAKQNNCLEEFWFASNSLAFRMKLMEKQLALENSLDKNKFAFLDRSTIDVVAFGNYYNIKMPHYITDVAKKDMYAIIFFLDHCQFICITNTTFVARKNR; this is encoded by the coding sequence TTGCCGATTTGTATTAACTGGCGGAGCAGATGTGGGAAGACTACGGTAATTAATTTATTGAAAAAGCAAGGGTACCAAACAATTCCTGAAGTATTGACTCTTTTATTTGATGAAGCAAAGCAAAATAATTGTTTAGAAGAGTTTTGGTTTGCTTCAAATTCACTAGCATTTAGAATGAAATTAATGGAGAAACAACTAGCACTTGAAAATTCATTGGATAAAAATAAATTTGCATTTCTAGATAGAAGCACAATTGATGTCGTTGCTTTTGGAAACTATTATAATATTAAAATGCCGCACTATATAACCGATGTTGCTAAAAAAGATATGTACGCTATTATTTTTTTTCTTGATCATTGCCAATTCATCTGTATAACAAACACCACCTTTGTAGCCCGGAAAAATCGCTAG